Proteins from a genomic interval of Thunnus maccoyii chromosome 1, fThuMac1.1, whole genome shotgun sequence:
- the ampd3a gene encoding AMP deaminase 3 isoform X2: MPRQFPKVTLSVAEEETQLLAEKVYASALKEEDNKDALSMFTVPEDCPIGLQQAKEHELLKELAEQQSEESTKRKKSFKMIRSQSMSLQVPVNVDWTRSVAVTPFLSPSSTCSSVPENCPDYQRVTISGDYCAGITVEDYEQAAKSLLKALLIREKYSKLAYHKFCRTTAQFLRSAENMRWSEEDEVLPDMCPYPAEGEDPYSMENIPENLNYELKMKDGIVNVYDNAEALRGNRPHDLPYPDLETFAIDLSHVLAMIADGPTKTYCHRRLNFLSSKFYLHEMLNEMAELRELKSVPHRDFYNVRKVDTHIHAAACMSQKHLLTFIQKTYKTDADRVVLEKAGQKMTLQQVFHSLNKDPYDLTVDSLDVHAGRQTFHRFDKFNSKYNPVGASELREIFLKTDNLLDGEYFARVIKEVAHDLEESKYQHAEPRLSIYGRSPEEWDSLSKWFIHHKVHSPNMKWIIQVPRIYDIFKSKKLVPNFAKMLENVFLPLFEATVNPQKHKELHVFLKYVSGFDSVDDESKHSDHMFSFRSPKPEQWTTDDNPPYSYYIFHMYANIMVLNNLRKEHGLSTFQFRPHCGEAGSITHLVSAFLTADNISHGLTLKKSPVLQYLYYLAQMPIAMSPLSNNSLFLEYSKNPLREFLHKGLCVSLSTDDPMQFHYTKEPLMEEYAIAAQLWKLSTCDVCEIARNSVLQSGLSHQDKKHFIGVNYLKDGPEGNDIRRTNVAQIRMAYRHETLCNELSFIVDAVKSDAMNSLYE, encoded by the exons ATGCCTCGTCAATTCCCGAAGGTAACTCTGAGTGTGGCAGAAGAGGAGACGCAGCTCCTAGCAGAGAAGGTATATGCATCAGCGCTGAAAGAGGAAGACAATAAGGATGCATTATCCATGTTCACCGTGCCTGAGGACTGCCCTATTGGCCTCCAGCAAGCCAAGGAGCATGAACTGCTTAAGGAGCTGGCAGAGCAACAGTCGGAGGAGAGTACAAAGAG GAAGAAAAGCTTCAAGATGATTCGTTCCCAGTCAATGTCCCTGCAGGTTCCAGTGAATGTAGATTGGACGCGGTCAGTGGCTGTCACGCCATTCCTGTCCCCCAGCTCCACCTGCTCATCTGTGCCAGAAAACTGCCCAGATTACCAGAGAGTCACTATTAGTGGTGATTACTGTGCAGGA ATCACAGTGGAGGACTATGAACAGGCAGCAAAAAGTCTTCTCAAGGCTCTGCTCATTCGTGAGAAATACTCAAAACTGGCCTATCACAAATTCTGCAGAACCACAGCCCAGTTCCTTCGCAGTGCTGAGAACATGAGATGGAGCGAAGAAGATGAGGTTCTACCAG ATATGTGCCCGTATCCAGCAGAAGGAGAGGATCCCTACAGTATGGAGAACATCCCAGAGAACCTGAACTATGAGCTTAAGATGAAGGATGGAATAGTGAATGTGTATGACAACGCTGAGGCTCTGAGAGGAAACCGGCCACATGACCTTCCTTACCCAGACTTAGAGACTTTTGCCATAGACCTTAGTCACGTGCTGGCAATGATTGCAGATGGACCCAC GAAGACCTACTGTCACAGACGGCTAAATTTCTTGAGTTCCAAGTTCTACCTGCATGAGATGCTCAATGAGATGGCTGAGCTGAGGGAATTGAAAAGTGTGCCTCACAGAGATTTCTACAATGTTAGGAAG GTGGATACACATATCCATGCAGCTGCCTGCATGTCTCAGAAACACCTGCTGAcattcattcagaaaacatATAAGACTGATGCAGACCGTGTGgtgctggaaaaggctggacaAAAGATGACTCTCCAGCAGGTTTTCCACAGTCTCAATAAGGACCCCTATGACCTTACTGTAGACTCCCTGGATGTACACGCT GGGAGACAAACCTTCCACCGGTTTGATAAGTTCAATTCAAAGTATAATCCCGTGGGAGCCAGTGAACTTAGAGAAATCTTCCTGAAAACTGACAACCTCCTTGATGGAGAGTACTTTGCTCGTGTAATAAAG GAAGTGGCCCATGACCTGGAGGAGAGTAAGTACCAGCATGCAGAGCCACGCCTGTCCATCTACGGACGCTCTCCAGAAGAGTGGGACAGCCTGTCTAAGTGGTTTATTCACCACAAAGTACACTCTCCGAACATGAAGTGGATCATCCAAGTGCCCAGAATATA tgATATTTTTAAGTCTAAGAAGCTGGTCCCTAATTTTGCCAAGATGCTGGAGAATGTATTCCTTCCTCTCTTTGAGGCCACTGTTAACCCACAGAAGCACAAAGAACTTCATGTTTTCCTCAAATAT GTGTCAGGCTTTGACAGTGTAGATGATGAGTCCAAACACAGCGATCACATGTTCTCCTTCAGGAGCCCAAAGCCAGAACAGTGGACTACAGATGACAACCCTCCCTACAGCTACTACATCTTCCATATGTATGCAAACATCATGGTCCTCAACAATCTCAGAAA AGAGCATGGACTGAGCACCTTTCAGTTCCGTCCCCACTGTGGAGAAGCAGGGTCAATCACTCATTTGGTCTCTGCCTTCCTCACAGCTGACAACATCTCACATGGACTCACCTTGAAGAAG AGCCCTGTGCTGCAGTACCTGTACTATCTGGCCCAGATGCCAATTGCAATGTCTCCACTCAGCAACAACAGCCTGTTCCTGGAATACTCCAAAAATCCTCTGAGAGAGTTCCTGCACAAGGGcctgtgtgtgtccttgtcCACAGATGATCCCATGCAGTTCCACTACACCAAG GAACCGCTGATGGAGGAGTACGCTATAGCAGCTCAGCTGTGGAAGCTCAGCACCTGTGATGTGTGTGAAATAGCCAGAAACAGCGTGCTGCAAAGTGGACTTTCTCACCAG GATAAGAAGCACTTCATAGGGGTGAACTATCTGAAAGATGGACCTGAGGGAAATGATATCCGTCGGACCAACGTAGCCCAGATCCGCATGGCCTACAGACACGAGACACTGTGCAATGAACTTAGCTTCATAGTCGATGCCGTGAAGTCTGATGCTATGAACTCACTGTACGAGTAA
- the ampd3a gene encoding AMP deaminase 3 isoform X4 produces MRSNMPRQFPKVTLSVAEEETQLLAEKVYASALKEEDNKDALSMFTVPEDCPIGLQQAKEHELLKELAEQQSEESTKRKKSFKMIRSQSMSLQVPVNVDWTRSVAVTPFLSPSSTCSSVPENCPDYQRVTISGDYCAGITVEDYEQAAKSLLKALLIREKYSKLAYHKFCRTTAQFLRSAENMRWSEEDEVLPDMCPYPAEGEDPYSMENIPENLNYELKMKDGIVNVYDNAEALRGNRPHDLPYPDLETFAIDLSHVLAMIADGPTKTYCHRRLNFLSSKFYLHEMLNEMAELRELKSVPHRDFYNVRKVDTHIHAAACMSQKHLLTFIQKTYKTDADRVVLEKAGQKMTLQQVFHSLNKDPYDLTVDSLDVHAGRQTFHRFDKFNSKYNPVGASELREIFLKTDNLLDGEYFARVIKEVAHDLEESKYQHAEPRLSIYGRSPEEWDSLSKWFIHHKVHSPNMKWIIQVPRIYDIFKSKKLVPNFAKMLENVFLPLFEATVNPQKHKELHVFLKYVSGFDSVDDESKHSDHMFSFRSPKPEQWTTDDNPPYSYYIFHMYANIMVLNNLRKEHGLSTFQFRPHCGEAGSITHLVSAFLTADNISHGLTLKKSPVLQYLYYLAQMPIAMSPLSNNSLFLEYSKNPLREFLHKGLCVSLSTDDPMQFHYTKEPLMEEYAIAAQLWKLSTCDVCEIARNSVLQSGLSHQDKKHFIGVNYLKDGPEGNDIRRTNVAQIRMAYRHETLCNELSFIVDAVKSDAMNSLYE; encoded by the exons ATGAGAAGTA ACATGCCTCGTCAATTCCCGAAGGTAACTCTGAGTGTGGCAGAAGAGGAGACGCAGCTCCTAGCAGAGAAGGTATATGCATCAGCGCTGAAAGAGGAAGACAATAAGGATGCATTATCCATGTTCACCGTGCCTGAGGACTGCCCTATTGGCCTCCAGCAAGCCAAGGAGCATGAACTGCTTAAGGAGCTGGCAGAGCAACAGTCGGAGGAGAGTACAAAGAG GAAGAAAAGCTTCAAGATGATTCGTTCCCAGTCAATGTCCCTGCAGGTTCCAGTGAATGTAGATTGGACGCGGTCAGTGGCTGTCACGCCATTCCTGTCCCCCAGCTCCACCTGCTCATCTGTGCCAGAAAACTGCCCAGATTACCAGAGAGTCACTATTAGTGGTGATTACTGTGCAGGA ATCACAGTGGAGGACTATGAACAGGCAGCAAAAAGTCTTCTCAAGGCTCTGCTCATTCGTGAGAAATACTCAAAACTGGCCTATCACAAATTCTGCAGAACCACAGCCCAGTTCCTTCGCAGTGCTGAGAACATGAGATGGAGCGAAGAAGATGAGGTTCTACCAG ATATGTGCCCGTATCCAGCAGAAGGAGAGGATCCCTACAGTATGGAGAACATCCCAGAGAACCTGAACTATGAGCTTAAGATGAAGGATGGAATAGTGAATGTGTATGACAACGCTGAGGCTCTGAGAGGAAACCGGCCACATGACCTTCCTTACCCAGACTTAGAGACTTTTGCCATAGACCTTAGTCACGTGCTGGCAATGATTGCAGATGGACCCAC GAAGACCTACTGTCACAGACGGCTAAATTTCTTGAGTTCCAAGTTCTACCTGCATGAGATGCTCAATGAGATGGCTGAGCTGAGGGAATTGAAAAGTGTGCCTCACAGAGATTTCTACAATGTTAGGAAG GTGGATACACATATCCATGCAGCTGCCTGCATGTCTCAGAAACACCTGCTGAcattcattcagaaaacatATAAGACTGATGCAGACCGTGTGgtgctggaaaaggctggacaAAAGATGACTCTCCAGCAGGTTTTCCACAGTCTCAATAAGGACCCCTATGACCTTACTGTAGACTCCCTGGATGTACACGCT GGGAGACAAACCTTCCACCGGTTTGATAAGTTCAATTCAAAGTATAATCCCGTGGGAGCCAGTGAACTTAGAGAAATCTTCCTGAAAACTGACAACCTCCTTGATGGAGAGTACTTTGCTCGTGTAATAAAG GAAGTGGCCCATGACCTGGAGGAGAGTAAGTACCAGCATGCAGAGCCACGCCTGTCCATCTACGGACGCTCTCCAGAAGAGTGGGACAGCCTGTCTAAGTGGTTTATTCACCACAAAGTACACTCTCCGAACATGAAGTGGATCATCCAAGTGCCCAGAATATA tgATATTTTTAAGTCTAAGAAGCTGGTCCCTAATTTTGCCAAGATGCTGGAGAATGTATTCCTTCCTCTCTTTGAGGCCACTGTTAACCCACAGAAGCACAAAGAACTTCATGTTTTCCTCAAATAT GTGTCAGGCTTTGACAGTGTAGATGATGAGTCCAAACACAGCGATCACATGTTCTCCTTCAGGAGCCCAAAGCCAGAACAGTGGACTACAGATGACAACCCTCCCTACAGCTACTACATCTTCCATATGTATGCAAACATCATGGTCCTCAACAATCTCAGAAA AGAGCATGGACTGAGCACCTTTCAGTTCCGTCCCCACTGTGGAGAAGCAGGGTCAATCACTCATTTGGTCTCTGCCTTCCTCACAGCTGACAACATCTCACATGGACTCACCTTGAAGAAG AGCCCTGTGCTGCAGTACCTGTACTATCTGGCCCAGATGCCAATTGCAATGTCTCCACTCAGCAACAACAGCCTGTTCCTGGAATACTCCAAAAATCCTCTGAGAGAGTTCCTGCACAAGGGcctgtgtgtgtccttgtcCACAGATGATCCCATGCAGTTCCACTACACCAAG GAACCGCTGATGGAGGAGTACGCTATAGCAGCTCAGCTGTGGAAGCTCAGCACCTGTGATGTGTGTGAAATAGCCAGAAACAGCGTGCTGCAAAGTGGACTTTCTCACCAG GATAAGAAGCACTTCATAGGGGTGAACTATCTGAAAGATGGACCTGAGGGAAATGATATCCGTCGGACCAACGTAGCCCAGATCCGCATGGCCTACAGACACGAGACACTGTGCAATGAACTTAGCTTCATAGTCGATGCCGTGAAGTCTGATGCTATGAACTCACTGTACGAGTAA
- the ampd3a gene encoding AMP deaminase 3 isoform X3 gives MEKRSIRDMPRQFPKVTLSVAEEETQLLAEKVYASALKEEDNKDALSMFTVPEDCPIGLQQAKEHELLKELAEQQSEESTKRKKSFKMIRSQSMSLQVPVNVDWTRSVAVTPFLSPSSTCSSVPENCPDYQRVTISGDYCAGITVEDYEQAAKSLLKALLIREKYSKLAYHKFCRTTAQFLRSAENMRWSEEDEVLPDMCPYPAEGEDPYSMENIPENLNYELKMKDGIVNVYDNAEALRGNRPHDLPYPDLETFAIDLSHVLAMIADGPTKTYCHRRLNFLSSKFYLHEMLNEMAELRELKSVPHRDFYNVRKVDTHIHAAACMSQKHLLTFIQKTYKTDADRVVLEKAGQKMTLQQVFHSLNKDPYDLTVDSLDVHAGRQTFHRFDKFNSKYNPVGASELREIFLKTDNLLDGEYFARVIKEVAHDLEESKYQHAEPRLSIYGRSPEEWDSLSKWFIHHKVHSPNMKWIIQVPRIYDIFKSKKLVPNFAKMLENVFLPLFEATVNPQKHKELHVFLKYVSGFDSVDDESKHSDHMFSFRSPKPEQWTTDDNPPYSYYIFHMYANIMVLNNLRKEHGLSTFQFRPHCGEAGSITHLVSAFLTADNISHGLTLKKSPVLQYLYYLAQMPIAMSPLSNNSLFLEYSKNPLREFLHKGLCVSLSTDDPMQFHYTKEPLMEEYAIAAQLWKLSTCDVCEIARNSVLQSGLSHQDKKHFIGVNYLKDGPEGNDIRRTNVAQIRMAYRHETLCNELSFIVDAVKSDAMNSLYE, from the exons ATGGAGAAGAGAAGCATTCGAG ACATGCCTCGTCAATTCCCGAAGGTAACTCTGAGTGTGGCAGAAGAGGAGACGCAGCTCCTAGCAGAGAAGGTATATGCATCAGCGCTGAAAGAGGAAGACAATAAGGATGCATTATCCATGTTCACCGTGCCTGAGGACTGCCCTATTGGCCTCCAGCAAGCCAAGGAGCATGAACTGCTTAAGGAGCTGGCAGAGCAACAGTCGGAGGAGAGTACAAAGAG GAAGAAAAGCTTCAAGATGATTCGTTCCCAGTCAATGTCCCTGCAGGTTCCAGTGAATGTAGATTGGACGCGGTCAGTGGCTGTCACGCCATTCCTGTCCCCCAGCTCCACCTGCTCATCTGTGCCAGAAAACTGCCCAGATTACCAGAGAGTCACTATTAGTGGTGATTACTGTGCAGGA ATCACAGTGGAGGACTATGAACAGGCAGCAAAAAGTCTTCTCAAGGCTCTGCTCATTCGTGAGAAATACTCAAAACTGGCCTATCACAAATTCTGCAGAACCACAGCCCAGTTCCTTCGCAGTGCTGAGAACATGAGATGGAGCGAAGAAGATGAGGTTCTACCAG ATATGTGCCCGTATCCAGCAGAAGGAGAGGATCCCTACAGTATGGAGAACATCCCAGAGAACCTGAACTATGAGCTTAAGATGAAGGATGGAATAGTGAATGTGTATGACAACGCTGAGGCTCTGAGAGGAAACCGGCCACATGACCTTCCTTACCCAGACTTAGAGACTTTTGCCATAGACCTTAGTCACGTGCTGGCAATGATTGCAGATGGACCCAC GAAGACCTACTGTCACAGACGGCTAAATTTCTTGAGTTCCAAGTTCTACCTGCATGAGATGCTCAATGAGATGGCTGAGCTGAGGGAATTGAAAAGTGTGCCTCACAGAGATTTCTACAATGTTAGGAAG GTGGATACACATATCCATGCAGCTGCCTGCATGTCTCAGAAACACCTGCTGAcattcattcagaaaacatATAAGACTGATGCAGACCGTGTGgtgctggaaaaggctggacaAAAGATGACTCTCCAGCAGGTTTTCCACAGTCTCAATAAGGACCCCTATGACCTTACTGTAGACTCCCTGGATGTACACGCT GGGAGACAAACCTTCCACCGGTTTGATAAGTTCAATTCAAAGTATAATCCCGTGGGAGCCAGTGAACTTAGAGAAATCTTCCTGAAAACTGACAACCTCCTTGATGGAGAGTACTTTGCTCGTGTAATAAAG GAAGTGGCCCATGACCTGGAGGAGAGTAAGTACCAGCATGCAGAGCCACGCCTGTCCATCTACGGACGCTCTCCAGAAGAGTGGGACAGCCTGTCTAAGTGGTTTATTCACCACAAAGTACACTCTCCGAACATGAAGTGGATCATCCAAGTGCCCAGAATATA tgATATTTTTAAGTCTAAGAAGCTGGTCCCTAATTTTGCCAAGATGCTGGAGAATGTATTCCTTCCTCTCTTTGAGGCCACTGTTAACCCACAGAAGCACAAAGAACTTCATGTTTTCCTCAAATAT GTGTCAGGCTTTGACAGTGTAGATGATGAGTCCAAACACAGCGATCACATGTTCTCCTTCAGGAGCCCAAAGCCAGAACAGTGGACTACAGATGACAACCCTCCCTACAGCTACTACATCTTCCATATGTATGCAAACATCATGGTCCTCAACAATCTCAGAAA AGAGCATGGACTGAGCACCTTTCAGTTCCGTCCCCACTGTGGAGAAGCAGGGTCAATCACTCATTTGGTCTCTGCCTTCCTCACAGCTGACAACATCTCACATGGACTCACCTTGAAGAAG AGCCCTGTGCTGCAGTACCTGTACTATCTGGCCCAGATGCCAATTGCAATGTCTCCACTCAGCAACAACAGCCTGTTCCTGGAATACTCCAAAAATCCTCTGAGAGAGTTCCTGCACAAGGGcctgtgtgtgtccttgtcCACAGATGATCCCATGCAGTTCCACTACACCAAG GAACCGCTGATGGAGGAGTACGCTATAGCAGCTCAGCTGTGGAAGCTCAGCACCTGTGATGTGTGTGAAATAGCCAGAAACAGCGTGCTGCAAAGTGGACTTTCTCACCAG GATAAGAAGCACTTCATAGGGGTGAACTATCTGAAAGATGGACCTGAGGGAAATGATATCCGTCGGACCAACGTAGCCCAGATCCGCATGGCCTACAGACACGAGACACTGTGCAATGAACTTAGCTTCATAGTCGATGCCGTGAAGTCTGATGCTATGAACTCACTGTACGAGTAA
- the ampd3a gene encoding AMP deaminase 3 isoform X1, protein MNSSHVALQVVMLCSRWILNIPKPLYMMICLFTKQHKLVRADMPRQFPKVTLSVAEEETQLLAEKVYASALKEEDNKDALSMFTVPEDCPIGLQQAKEHELLKELAEQQSEESTKRKKSFKMIRSQSMSLQVPVNVDWTRSVAVTPFLSPSSTCSSVPENCPDYQRVTISGDYCAGITVEDYEQAAKSLLKALLIREKYSKLAYHKFCRTTAQFLRSAENMRWSEEDEVLPDMCPYPAEGEDPYSMENIPENLNYELKMKDGIVNVYDNAEALRGNRPHDLPYPDLETFAIDLSHVLAMIADGPTKTYCHRRLNFLSSKFYLHEMLNEMAELRELKSVPHRDFYNVRKVDTHIHAAACMSQKHLLTFIQKTYKTDADRVVLEKAGQKMTLQQVFHSLNKDPYDLTVDSLDVHAGRQTFHRFDKFNSKYNPVGASELREIFLKTDNLLDGEYFARVIKEVAHDLEESKYQHAEPRLSIYGRSPEEWDSLSKWFIHHKVHSPNMKWIIQVPRIYDIFKSKKLVPNFAKMLENVFLPLFEATVNPQKHKELHVFLKYVSGFDSVDDESKHSDHMFSFRSPKPEQWTTDDNPPYSYYIFHMYANIMVLNNLRKEHGLSTFQFRPHCGEAGSITHLVSAFLTADNISHGLTLKKSPVLQYLYYLAQMPIAMSPLSNNSLFLEYSKNPLREFLHKGLCVSLSTDDPMQFHYTKEPLMEEYAIAAQLWKLSTCDVCEIARNSVLQSGLSHQDKKHFIGVNYLKDGPEGNDIRRTNVAQIRMAYRHETLCNELSFIVDAVKSDAMNSLYE, encoded by the exons ATGAACAGTTCACACGTAGCTCTCCAGGTGGTGATGTTGTGCAGCAGGTGGATCTTAAATATCCCCAAACCCTTATACatgatgatttgtttgtttacaaaacagcacaaactgGTCAGAGCAG ACATGCCTCGTCAATTCCCGAAGGTAACTCTGAGTGTGGCAGAAGAGGAGACGCAGCTCCTAGCAGAGAAGGTATATGCATCAGCGCTGAAAGAGGAAGACAATAAGGATGCATTATCCATGTTCACCGTGCCTGAGGACTGCCCTATTGGCCTCCAGCAAGCCAAGGAGCATGAACTGCTTAAGGAGCTGGCAGAGCAACAGTCGGAGGAGAGTACAAAGAG GAAGAAAAGCTTCAAGATGATTCGTTCCCAGTCAATGTCCCTGCAGGTTCCAGTGAATGTAGATTGGACGCGGTCAGTGGCTGTCACGCCATTCCTGTCCCCCAGCTCCACCTGCTCATCTGTGCCAGAAAACTGCCCAGATTACCAGAGAGTCACTATTAGTGGTGATTACTGTGCAGGA ATCACAGTGGAGGACTATGAACAGGCAGCAAAAAGTCTTCTCAAGGCTCTGCTCATTCGTGAGAAATACTCAAAACTGGCCTATCACAAATTCTGCAGAACCACAGCCCAGTTCCTTCGCAGTGCTGAGAACATGAGATGGAGCGAAGAAGATGAGGTTCTACCAG ATATGTGCCCGTATCCAGCAGAAGGAGAGGATCCCTACAGTATGGAGAACATCCCAGAGAACCTGAACTATGAGCTTAAGATGAAGGATGGAATAGTGAATGTGTATGACAACGCTGAGGCTCTGAGAGGAAACCGGCCACATGACCTTCCTTACCCAGACTTAGAGACTTTTGCCATAGACCTTAGTCACGTGCTGGCAATGATTGCAGATGGACCCAC GAAGACCTACTGTCACAGACGGCTAAATTTCTTGAGTTCCAAGTTCTACCTGCATGAGATGCTCAATGAGATGGCTGAGCTGAGGGAATTGAAAAGTGTGCCTCACAGAGATTTCTACAATGTTAGGAAG GTGGATACACATATCCATGCAGCTGCCTGCATGTCTCAGAAACACCTGCTGAcattcattcagaaaacatATAAGACTGATGCAGACCGTGTGgtgctggaaaaggctggacaAAAGATGACTCTCCAGCAGGTTTTCCACAGTCTCAATAAGGACCCCTATGACCTTACTGTAGACTCCCTGGATGTACACGCT GGGAGACAAACCTTCCACCGGTTTGATAAGTTCAATTCAAAGTATAATCCCGTGGGAGCCAGTGAACTTAGAGAAATCTTCCTGAAAACTGACAACCTCCTTGATGGAGAGTACTTTGCTCGTGTAATAAAG GAAGTGGCCCATGACCTGGAGGAGAGTAAGTACCAGCATGCAGAGCCACGCCTGTCCATCTACGGACGCTCTCCAGAAGAGTGGGACAGCCTGTCTAAGTGGTTTATTCACCACAAAGTACACTCTCCGAACATGAAGTGGATCATCCAAGTGCCCAGAATATA tgATATTTTTAAGTCTAAGAAGCTGGTCCCTAATTTTGCCAAGATGCTGGAGAATGTATTCCTTCCTCTCTTTGAGGCCACTGTTAACCCACAGAAGCACAAAGAACTTCATGTTTTCCTCAAATAT GTGTCAGGCTTTGACAGTGTAGATGATGAGTCCAAACACAGCGATCACATGTTCTCCTTCAGGAGCCCAAAGCCAGAACAGTGGACTACAGATGACAACCCTCCCTACAGCTACTACATCTTCCATATGTATGCAAACATCATGGTCCTCAACAATCTCAGAAA AGAGCATGGACTGAGCACCTTTCAGTTCCGTCCCCACTGTGGAGAAGCAGGGTCAATCACTCATTTGGTCTCTGCCTTCCTCACAGCTGACAACATCTCACATGGACTCACCTTGAAGAAG AGCCCTGTGCTGCAGTACCTGTACTATCTGGCCCAGATGCCAATTGCAATGTCTCCACTCAGCAACAACAGCCTGTTCCTGGAATACTCCAAAAATCCTCTGAGAGAGTTCCTGCACAAGGGcctgtgtgtgtccttgtcCACAGATGATCCCATGCAGTTCCACTACACCAAG GAACCGCTGATGGAGGAGTACGCTATAGCAGCTCAGCTGTGGAAGCTCAGCACCTGTGATGTGTGTGAAATAGCCAGAAACAGCGTGCTGCAAAGTGGACTTTCTCACCAG GATAAGAAGCACTTCATAGGGGTGAACTATCTGAAAGATGGACCTGAGGGAAATGATATCCGTCGGACCAACGTAGCCCAGATCCGCATGGCCTACAGACACGAGACACTGTGCAATGAACTTAGCTTCATAGTCGATGCCGTGAAGTCTGATGCTATGAACTCACTGTACGAGTAA